From the Solanum pennellii chromosome 4, SPENNV200 genome, one window contains:
- the LOC107016279 gene encoding uncharacterized protein LOC107016279 → MTLIFTTLCFIILVLTTMGFCLVEGYGSSRNADLVLETIHRDIYDCVDVYKQSTLLHPMPHKERIKMTIAKELEKQRSIKAERLQKAKNIYFKTEEFWLNKKGCPIGTVPIRRLTREQLQNASNISLAEDIIDFAGISMNASPEIKSFTSATATITLYNFYVNGAGQYSSAAIFHQSADNAPNFEQIQAGWIVHPQLYGDSRTRLYSHWTTDGGQKTGCYNNMCPGFVQLDTDVPIDYAFPKISRPMYDDYELEIQIYKDEDYYLLFQGAFSIGFWPETLFNELRNGSQVVRYGGQAFTPAGQQFSPPMGNGNFEDGNPHTTCHMRKVLYGVGYDQLVQPDESLVQTHQSRCYHEGSQHNAHDDYWDYNFVFGGAGFC, encoded by the exons ATGACACTGATATTTACAACTCTATGcttcattattttagttttgacCACCATGGGCTTTTGTTTGGTGGAAGGTTATGGATCTAGTAGAAATGCAGATCTAGTCCTTGAG ACTATTCACAGAGATATTTATGATTGTGTGGATGTTTATAAACAATCAACTCTTTTGCACCCAATGCCGCACAAAGAAAGAATTAAG ATGACAATTGCTAAGGAGCTAGAAAAACAAAGATCAATCAAAGCCGAGCGATTGCAAAaagctaaaaatatttattttaagacaGAAGAATTCTGGTTGAATAAAAAAGGTTGTCCGATTGGAACGGTTCCTATTCGACGATTGACACGAGAACAACTCCAAAATGCCTCAAATATATCCCTTGCTGAAGATATCATCGAT TTTGCAGGAATTAGTATGAATGCATCCCcagaaataaaaagttttacaaGTGCCACAGCCACTATTACtttgtataatttttatgtaaatgGAGCTGGCCAATATAGTTCCGCAGCAATATTTCATCAAAGTGCAGACAATGCCCCAAATTTCGAGCAAATACAAGCTGGATGGATT GTACATCCACAACTATACGGTGATAGCCGAACTCGGCTGTATTCCCATTGGACA acGGATGGCGGCCAGAAAACAGGATGTTACAATAATATGTGTCCAGGTTTTGTTCAACTTGACACTGATGTACCAATAGATTATGCATTCCCAAAAATCTCTAGGCCAATGTATGATGACTATGAATTGGAAATTCAGATATACAAGGATGAAG ACTATTATCTTTTGTTTCAGGGTGCGTTTAGTATTGGATTTTGGCCGGAGACCCTTTTCAATGAATTAAGAAATGGATCGCAGGTAGTGCGATATGGAGGACAGGCGTTTACACCGGCGGGTCAACAATTTAGTCCACCCATGGGAAATGGTAATTTTGAGGATGGCAATCCACACACCACTTGTCATATGCGTAAAGTCCTGTATGGAGTGGGCTATGATCAACTAGTTCAACCCGATGAATCGTTGGTTCAAACGCATCAATCTAGATGTTACCATGAAGGAAGTCAACATAATGCTCATGATGATTACTGGgattataattttgtatttggGGGTGCTGGTTTTTGCTGA
- the LOC114076913 gene encoding uncharacterized protein LOC114076913 yields TGCYNNMCPGFVQLDTDVPIDYAFPKISRPMYDDYELEIQIYKDEDYYLLFQGLFSIGFWPETLFNELRNGSQVVRYGGQAFTPAGQQFSPPMGNGNFEDGNPHTTCHMRQVMYGVGNDQDVQPDESLVQTHQSRCYHEGSQHNAHDDYWDYNFVFGGAGFC; encoded by the exons ACAGGATGTTACAATAATATGTGTCCAGGTTTTGTTCAACTTGACACTGATGTACCAATAGATTATGCATTCCCAAAAATCTCTAGGCCAATGTATGATGACTATGAATTGGAAATTCAGATATACAAGGATGAAG ACTATTATCTTTTGTTTCAGGGTTTGTTTAGCATTGGATTTTGGCCGGAGACACTTTTCAATGAATTGAGAAATGGATCACAGGTAGTGCGGTACGGAGGACAGGCGTTTACACCGGCGGGTCAACAATTTAGTCCACCCATGGGAAATGGTAATTTTGAGGATGGAAATCCACACACCACTTGTCATATGCGTCAAGTCATGTATGGAGTGGGCAATGATCAAGATGTTCAACCCGATGAATCGTTGGTTCAAACGCATCAATCTAGATGTTACCATGAAGGAAGTCAACATAATGCTCATGATGATTACTGGgattataattttgtatttggGGGTGCTGGTTTTTGCTAA
- the LOC114076819 gene encoding uncharacterized protein LOC114076819: MSIRSLSGRSSTPNYDSMNESSFFTIKVHHGGSYVHSSTRGYIGGKIEYFDYVDSAMINIIDFKNMAEQCGYDKESVVFWHKYGLNSYKARLVGSNMEAAKVVTCIPKDRVVEIYFEHLNFYHDDNQCVNEIKKNYLLVNDTEAQSDEFDDEDFNDSDYSLEEDDLLFSKNVDPSVESFEIDITVKKKKSDENQNYVSEEMHKKMQNEEGDSDCVDFDDTKSLNSDCDSEFEDCNFPKHNPKIGAFNPELELGMIFGNKKEFKEAVVASQAKIGKSIRWIKDDRERARAKCRTNACKWRIFGSLMQRDICTFQIKTYVSEHTCFGWNYNNKTINSTWIAKKYVDRVKSNKNWKTSEFRDTLSRELKLHVSMHQARRAKEKAIAMIDGDINDQFGILWNYCNEIIRTNPGTSVFMKLTPNEIPNKPMRFQRFYICFAACKAGFKAGCRKIIGVDGCWLKNTMYGAQLLSAVTLDGNNNIFPIAYAIVEKENKEIWQWFLTYLMNDLEIEEQYLWTFMSDKQKGLIEAFDLVLPGVSHRFCVRHLHSNFKRAGYSGMALKNALWKAALATTVDRFDACMTDLFELDKDAYAWLSAKVPSEWSRSHFSPLPKCDILLNNQCEVFNKFILDARDKPIVKLLETIRHLLMTRINANREKAEKWNLSDVCPTIKKKLAKTMKKAANYIPKRSNMWNYEVIGPVEGDNWAVDLYNRTCSCRQWELSGVPCKHAISSIWLKNDEVLNYVDDCYKVDTYQKIYGASILPMNGPDLWPKSPNPPLFPPSYLNNKKKGKKQKLRKKVDDEPGSSRMKLKRKQKSVDCRICGKPGHNSRTCSFSSHDIEIQSSDYLHSLDSIMVEEASSCRNVEKQPVRRGTSQASQQRQSFPSI, from the exons ATGTCGATTCGAAGTTTAAGCGGTCGATCGTCCACACCCAACTATG ATTCTATGAATGAGTCATCATTTTTCACAATTAAAGTACATCATGGTGGATCATATGTGCATAGTTCGACAAGAGGCTACATAGGTGGAAAAATCGAATATTTTGACTATGTCGACAGTGCAATGATTAATATAATAGATTTTAAGAATATGGCGGAACAATGTGGTTATGACAAGGAATCTGTGGTATTCTGGCACAAATATGGTTTAAACTCTTATAAGGCTCGATTAGTGGGGAGTAATATGGAAGCCGCTAAAGTTGTTACTTGCATTCCAAAGGATAGAGTAGTTGAGatatattttgaacatttgAATTTTTATCATGATGATAATCAATGTGTCAATgagataaaaaagaattatttgctGGTAAATGACACAGAGGCACAGAGTGATGAATTTGACGATGAGGATTTTAATGATTCTGACTATTCTTTGGAGGAGGATgatctgttattttcaaaaaatgttgATCCTTCTGTTGAATCTTTTGAGATCGATATAActgtgaaaaagaagaaaagtgacgaaaatcaaaattatgttAGTGAAGAAATGCATAAAAAGATGCAAAATGAGGAGGGTGACTCAGATTGTGTAGATTTTGATGATACAAAGAGTTTGAATAGCGATTGCGATTCTGAATTTGAAGATTGTAACTTTCCGAAGCACAACCCAAAAATAGGTGCCTTTAATCCTGAATTAGAGTTGGGAATGATATTTGGTAACAAAAAGGAATTCAAGGAAGCCGTGGTTGCAAGTCAAGCCAAAATAGGAAAGTCAATTCGGTGGATCAAAGATGACAGAGAAAGAGCTAGGGCCAAATGCAGAACTAATGCTTGTAAGTGGAGGATATTTGGATCTCTAATGCAAAGGGATATATGTACTTTTCAAATCAAGACGTATGTTTCCGAGCATACTTGTTTTGGGTGGAACTATAACAACAAAACCATCAATTCTACTTGGATTGCAAAGAAGTATGTTGATAGAGTTAAGTCAAATAAGAACTGGAAAACATCAGAATTCAGGGATACATTGAGTAGGGAATTAAAGTTGCATGTGAGTATGCATCAAGCAAGAAGGGCAAAGGAAAAAGCTATTGCAATGATCGACGGAGATATAAATGATCAGTTTGGCATATTATGGAATTATTGCAATGAAATTATTCGCACCAATCCTGGAACTTCTGTTTTCATGAAACTAACTCCAAATGAGATTCCGAATAAGCCAATGAGATTTCAGaggttttatatttgttttgcagcTTGTAAAGCAGGATTTAAGGCTGGTTGTCGAAAGATTATTGGGGTCGATGGATGTTGGCTGAAGAATACTATGTATGGGGCACAATTGCTATCAGCTGTTACTTTGGATGGAAATAATAACATCTTTCCAATAGCTTATGCTATAGTCGAGaaagaaaataaggaaatatgGCAATGGTTCTTAACCTACTTGATGAATGATCTTGAGATTGAAGAGCAATACTTGTGGACTTTTATGTCAGATAAGCAAAAAGGGCTTATTGAAGCTTTTGATTTAGTGTTGCCTGGTGTTTCTCATAGATTTTGTGTGCGACATTTGCATAGTAATTTCAAGAGAGCTGGATATTCTGGAATGGCTTTAAAAAATGCTCTTTGGAAAGCAGCTTTAGCAACAACTGTTGACAGGTTTGATGCTTGTATGACTGATTTGTTTGAATTAGATAAAGATGCTTATGCATGGCTTTCTGCTAAAGTGCCTAGTGAATGGTCAAGATCACATTTCTCGCCTCTTCCTAAATGTGACATTCTTTTGAACAACCAATGTGAGGTTTTTAATAAGTTTATTCTCGATGCAAGAGATAAACCAATTGTTAAACTTCTCGAGACCATTAGGCACTTACTCATGACAAGAATTAATGCTAACAGGGAGAAAGCTGAAAAATGGAATTTGAGTGATGTTTGTCCTACTATTAAGAAGAAGTTGGCCAAAACTATGAAGAAAGCTGCTAATTATATTCCCAAAAGGTCGAACATGTGGAACTATGAGGTGATTGGGCCTGTCGAAGGTGATAATTGGGCTGTTGACTTATATAATAGAACCTGTAGTTGTAGACAATGGGAATTATCAGGAGTTCCTTGTAAACATGCTATATCCTCGATTTGGTTGAAAAATGATGAGGTTTTAAACTATGTTGATGATTGCTACAAGGTTGATACGTATCAAAAAATTTATGGAGCTTCAATATTACCCATGAATGGCCCTGATTTATGGCCTAAGTCACCGAATCCTCCACTATTTCCACCTTCTTACTTgaataataagaagaaaggaaagaaacaaaaattaagaaagaaagttGATGATGAACCAGGGTCTAGTAGGATGAAGTTAAAACGGAAACAAAAATCAGTTGATTGTAGAATATGTGGTAAACCCGGCCACAACAGTAGAACTTGCAGCTTCTCTTCACATGACATTGAAATTCAATCGTCGGACTACCTTCATAGTTTGGATTCCATCATGGTCGAGGAAGCATCAAGTTGTCGAAATGTTGAAAAGCAACCT GTTAGAAGAGGTACATCTCAAGCCAGCCAACAACGTCAGAGCTTTCCATCTATATGA
- the LOC107016964 gene encoding UDP-sugar pyrophosphorylase-like, whose translation MTSTADEFSKLNITADSDSIPPNLHKNLSHLSSQQVELAKVLIEMGQTHLFQHWAEPGVDDDEKRAFFDQIAKLNSSYPGGLAAYINTARKLLADSKAGKNPYDGFTPSVPSGEVLKYGDDNFVQFEEAGIKDARKAAFVLVAGGLGERLGYNGIKVALPRETTTGTCFLQHYIESILALQEANLEVKT comes from the exons ATGACATCGACGGCCGATGAATTCTCTAAGCTTAACATTACTGCCGATTCGGATTCCATTCCTCCCAATTTACACAAAAACCTATCTCATCTCTCCTCTCAACAG GTAGAATTGGCGAAAGTGTTGATAGAGATGGGGCAAACTCACTTGTTTCAGCATTGGGCGGAACCTGGAGTTGATGATGATGAGAAgcgagctttctttgatcag ATTGCTAAACTTAATTCAAGTTACCCTGGGGGGTTGGCAGCATACATTAACACTGCTAGGAAGCTTTTAGCTGATTCAAAGGCTGGAAAAAACCCGTATGATGGTTTTACACCTTCG GTTCCATCTGGAGAGGTTCTGAAATATGGTGATGATAATTTTGTTCAATTTGAGGAGGCTGGCATCAAAGACGCACGGAAGGCTGCATTTGTGCTTGTTGCTGGAGGCCTCGGAGAGCGTCTTGGGTACAATGGGATAAAG GTGGCCCTTCCTAGAGAAACAACTACAGGGACATGCTTCTTACAACATTATATCGAATCTATTCTTGCTTTGCAAGAAGCCA ATTTAGAAGTAAAAACTTAA